The genomic segment CGTGGTTGTGGCTGGCGGCGTAGGTGATGAGCTGGTTGCGGAGGGTTTCGCGGATGAGGGCGTTGTCGGTTTTGAGTTTGGCGAGTTTGGTTTCAATGAGGGTGCGGGTTTCTGCGGAGAGCAGGGATTGCCGCATGAGACGTTCGCTGGCGTGGCGCAGTTGCTGGGCTTCGCTGTTGTCGTCGTTGTCGTTGACGAGCGGGCCGTAGAGTCGGTGCGCTTGGGTGGAGACGGTGGTGGCGCGGCTGCGGGACCAGCCAAGTTCTTCTTCGAGTACCCGCACGGCTTTTGTGGTGCCGGCGACCATGCTGGAGAGGCCGTTGGCGAGCCGGTGCGCGAGTAACACGTCGATGTGCGCTTTGATGCCCATGAGGGCGTCGAGCGCGACCACCTCGTCCCACTGCGCTGCGATGTCGGCGTCGCTGGCGCTATACAGTGCCGCCTCGGCGGCCTCGAGGGCGGCGGCGAGATCGGCGCGGGCGCGCTGCAGTGTGGTGGTCATGGCTCACATCGTGGCGCACTCTGCCGGCGCTGTCATCGCCTCGCGCGCTTATCGACGCTCCCCTGTGCACAACCCTTTTTTCCATGCACAACTTCTAGCTGGCAAGTAGCACGACGCCGAGAATTGCGCTAAGCACCACGATGGGAATCGCCACGGAGACTACTGCTATGTCCTTATAGGATTGCCGGTGCGTCATCCCGCAGACGAGCAGCATGGTGAGCACCGCCCCGTTGTGTGGCAGAGAGTCGAAAGACACTGAGGCCATGGCCATGAGCCGGTGCAGTAGTTCGGGGTCGATGTGTTGCTGGGCGGCCAGGTCCGCGAGGTCGGCGCCGAAGGCTTCGAGGGTGATGGACAGCCCGCCGGAGGAAGAGCCGGTGATCCCGGAGATCACGGCCACCGAGGAGGTGCCGACCAGGATGGCGTTGTGGGCAAAGTCGAAGATGGCGTCGCGAAGCACAGCGAAGACGGCGAGCGAGGCCACCACCGCGCCGTATCCCACCTCGGAGGCGGTGGTCAGCGCCGGCAGGATCGCGTTTTTGGCGCCCTCGGAGAGGTCTGCCACCAGCTCGGAGGCTTGGCGGAAGCGCATCGCCATGATGAGCAGGATGCCGGTGGCGAGCGCGACTACGACGCTCCACACTCCGCGGACGGCGTCGACAGTAGTGGAGCCGTACTTCTCCGTCGCCAGGTAGGAGAAATCCATCGCCTCGCTGAGCACGTACACGAAGAGGAAGTTCATGATGATCACTACTGCGATGGGCAGCAGTCCCCGCAGACCGCGTAGGGCAACGTTGCCGGTGCTCGAAACAGTAGTGTCGCTCTCGTCTTCCCCACCGAAGGGTTCCCCGGCGCGGATGAGTGCCCGG from the Corynebacterium ciconiae DSM 44920 genome contains:
- a CDS encoding GntP family permease; its protein translation is MVLGLTGIFLSLAVLLVLAYRGHSVVIVAPIAALLAALLSGAPLLATYTQIFMPALGGFIISFFPLFLSGAIFGRLMTSSGLAADLARGISALFGARRAILSTVLATALLTYGGVSAWVVAFTIVPIATPLFRHAGIPKRLMPAALALGTITFAIAALPGSPQVHNVIPTRYFGTTGYAAPVVGLIGSAAMFALGMLWLNRRARALIRAGEPFGGEDESDTTVSSTGNVALRGLRGLLPIAVVIIMNFLFVYVLSEAMDFSYLATEKYGSTTVDAVRGVWSVVVALATGILLIMAMRFRQASELVADLSEGAKNAILPALTTASEVGYGAVVASLAVFAVLRDAIFDFAHNAILVGTSSVAVISGITGSSSGGLSITLEAFGADLADLAAQQHIDPELLHRLMAMASVSFDSLPHNGAVLTMLLVCGMTHRQSYKDIAVVSVAIPIVVLSAILGVVLLAS